The genomic window AAGCGCCTAATTAATTCTCCAGCTGCAAGAGCAAATCACTGTCAATTGATCTACTTGCACGACACTACAACGagcttaaaaaaacaattaattcaTCATAATTAAGTGCATCAAGATATATTTACAATGCCGTGCAAGAAGTACTGCACAAAACAATTAAAAAACCACATGGATAATATCCCATATCATGATATGGTCTATGCTGtaacaaaaaaattaagttgcaCAAGCAAATAAATTAAGGACAAGTAATCGCAAAAAAGGATTAAAGAAAAGGTAATCATCTATGTATAATCAGATGAACAAATCAATAGAACACAACTCGATCGACCTCTTCCCTTGCTGCAGCCATGGCTCATGCGTGTAGAGCCATGCGAGCaattaagggaaaattttgtAAACCACCTAAATTATCTACAATTTTGATGAACTAATTAATTTACAAGCCTATACATATGCAAACCAAGATGATTTTAAGCTCATTTCGGAATTTCTTTTTCGATAATTACGCCGTGCAAGTGCAAGGTCGCGAGAGGAAAACCCTAATTGGCGACCATGCATCATGCACAGCGactgcgtcgccgtcgccgtcgccgttgctcCGGTGAGATTTGTATCATTATTGGTGCTGCGACGGCAGCGGCCCGAAGATGTCGAGGAAGGCGGACGGCGAGCCGAGCGCCCCCGGCGCGCCGACGGGGCTGAAGAAGTGGTCGCCGACGTGCTGAAGCCAGCCGGCGCCGGGGGAgacgagcggcgcggcggcggcggcctcaccCTTGAGCGCGGCGCCGCGGAGCGGGCTGAGGTCGTGGAACAGGAAccccgtcgacggcgacggcgacggcccggccgccgccgccgacgacggaggggcgagctgctgctgctgccgcatcgtcgccgtcaccgaCACGGACACGGCCGGGCCGCCGGCGGGCCGGTTCAGGGCCCGCGCCTTGACGCGCACCGGCGGCGCCCCCCTGCGCGCctccctcggcgacgacgacgccgccttcttgccgccgtcgcccgcggccgccgcccccgggcCGGTGAGCCGCTGCACCAGCGACATGAACTCGTGGGCCTCGACGTGGATGATCTTGGGCGACACCATGTAAATGATCACCGGCTTCCGCTGCTGCTGATGCGCCGCCGATTTCCCGATCTTGCGCGACGCCGCGTGCACGCCGAgcgccccgccggcgccgtcgaagctcgcggcggccatggatggatcgaggacggcggcggcggcggagcaggtggTGCAAGGTGAGGTGGACACGAAAGAGATTTTGAGTGGGACAGCAAGAGGCTAAAATGGGTCGCGAGGTGCAAGTGAGATATATAGATAGAAGAGGGGGAGGCAGCCTTGGCAGCATTAGCCATTAGGGATTTAAAGAGCGGCTTGGTCAACTTGAGAAATCGAAGGAGACAGGACAAGAGTGATACTGCGTGGCACGTGCCACTCTGTCCATCCAATGTGTTCGTATCTATGTTGTCAAAGCTGTGCCTGAATTGCATTCACGGGGCTGCTCGTGTAATGTTTATCTACCGTCGTCTTTTTATAGTTTAAATGAAATCTCTActgttttttttcaagaaaaaaatctcTACTATTCTCGATAAAATGTTATTGACTTGTCACACTTATTCATTCGTTATTTAAGTTTtgtaaaatacttttataattttttatgaaaatacgTGTTTGGACTATATAGATACACCAAACAATATACTATAAGACTGTTTTTAAGTTAATCCGTACAGTAGcaaactataagccagctataaacacatatcgaggagatgaaagaagagagagatgagcagcgaGCTACAAATTTATAAACAGCTGCAGCACATGCTCCAAGTcacaatgtgtatatgacaagtgggacaagatattaatagtgtagtatatatttctatgtaactattatataattTGGCTATTAAGttaactataaatgatttggagctagtagttgggtatactattaaacttgctctaacttcATCTCACTCGTTTTCCACGTACAAGTTTTCCAAACTGCTAAgcgatgcattttttttaaatcatatttaatctattttaaaggtttttagttaatacttaattaatcatgcgttaatgcATATTCTGTTTTGCGTACGGGAGAGAACACACTCTAAGTAGGAGGAGTAACGGGATTAACTTTTCAATCTAGAAGGATTGTGTCTAAAATTGGGTGTGTTAAATTTTTATCTATTTGCTACTAAAAACATATAAGGGGCTATGTAAGATTATGAGAAAGACCCATAGATCTTAATCCATTACCTCTCCTAACTAGACATGCAAACAATGTGATTATAGCCGTTTTAAGTTTCAGTACATAGACCACAAAATTCCGACCCAATCCACcgtacctagctagctagagcaaaacaaaatattcaAACTTCATATATAAATGCTCTTCTTTCTCCACACATGCTGGCGGCTAATCACCAGCGAGCTAAATGCAACGCACAAAGCGTGTACACCAAAAGCACGTATTCGTCCTACCACTACTAATCTATTCCCAAGTTGCAAGCAGAGATAGACAACATTATGGTCGGCCACACCAGATCCCCACACACGCGCACAACGCCAACATCATGCAACCAACATTTTTGACAATGGAACAGCTAGCACGTATACGTCCCTCCGGCCCCTGGGCCCCACCTGCAGGCCACAGGAAGGCGAGACGGGACGAGGAAGCAGAGAGGCGGAAGCCGGCTGGCCGTCGACGTGGCATGAAAATCTCCCCGGCCATTCGTAGCGCCCAAAAAGCGATTACAAAACCGCcttgagatagagagagagaatagaaaaaaaaaacggccaCACCCCTCTTGCCGTTATTTTACACTTGATGTCGTTTTCGCCCGGTCTCACGCTGGCCCGTCTCACGTACGTACGCCATTGGCCGCCCGGCCGGCCTGTCGATCGGCTCGGCTGCAAAGTCAGCTCGATCGCTGCTCACACACGCGGAAGCCCATCACTCGTCGACCGGTCCGCgcgcgacgatgacgacgaggagcaCGCGATCGATCAGGTCGAGCCGCTCGTACAGTTGCATGCGCGTGGTCGGCTGGTCGCTGCATTGGCGCGCGGCCGTGGCGTGCGTGTGCGCGTGCCGCAATTGGGATACTGTACAGTAGTGCAGAGGAGGGCGAGCgtgtgccgtcgtcgtcgtcgcggaggggaggggaggatggCAGGATGCAGCGTTGCGCGTGCGCGGTGTGGGTTGACGGTGCGATTTTTTCAGAACGTTTCGGGTCTGCGCGTCGTTGGTGACTGGGCGGGTGGGGTGCATGCATGTACGACTACGTACTAGCTGCTAGGTGGTATACGAGTGCAGCGTGACGAGAGCGTAAAGGCCCCGCTCCAGAAAAGTAGCGAGGACGATGCGCGGAAGCTGGTGATCGAAACGGAGAAAAATCATATGGAGTAAGTACGTTGGAGTGCATGCGCGATGGAGCTCACGCGCGGTGTCCTTCTTCCAGTTCTGCTATTAATCTAGTACTTAGCCAAAACCAAACCGTTAGACCTACCATCCAATATTTAGTACCTCGAGATATCACATATTACacataaaattttgataactcaAGATACTAAGATTCTCGAGGTATCAAAGTTTATATTagaaagtatctcgaggtataCAAATTTGTGGTATCTAGCTCGAGGTACTAAATGTTGGATGGTAAAATTGCTCACTAAGGACATCGCTCCAAATTAACACAGGTAAGAACACCACCAAATTCCGCATAAATTTAATTAGATGATCATGCCTAGTTTAAGACCGTGTTTAAGAATTAGCTCCAATAATTAGTAGTAATTCTGATTGCCAGCAGGCCCCGCCGGCAAGGCGCGCGGCAACGACGTACTCACGCTCGTGTGGTCGATCGCCACATTGGCAGAATGGACAAAACCGGagctacctagctagcttgctGCCCCATTCGTGCATCGCCACAAGGCCACAGTGGCATTCGTGCGCGCTCTCTGGGCGCCGCGTATGTCGTCAAGCCGCGCGCAGCTGCTAGCGCAGTCAAGCGCACCGTGCCACTCGCGCGCTTTTGACGACATTTTGGCACGTTTTTCTGATCGAGCGTCCctagctccctccctcccagagtCCCAGTCCAACTTAACAAGCGATTCCCCCACCCACATAATTACCTCCCCAAATCCCAAGTTAAGAAAGCTAGAAGCGAGACGGCTTACTACGACTCGGCCGGTTTCACGACGTTTTTGTCCATTTCCTGGCTCAACGTGCGTACGTCGCACCGTCCGATCGACCGGTACGTATAATACGTACGTTTTACGTACATTGGTCTACAGTCTACTCGTCAAACCTCCGTCCGTCCTTGGTGCACGCATGCAGAGCTTGCAAAGTCAAGCTCAAAACACATGGAGAGTCGGAGACGACAACGGCATAACGAGAGGCTAGCTGCAACGCACGTACACTCGCATATGTACAGTACCGTACTGTGCGCGCTTACCCCCATCAGCTGCGCGCCAGGAACAATCCAATTCGCCGACGCGTTCGCGCGCCCATGCAGTCGACACAGAGTTGGTGGTGGGGAACACGCACGTATAGTAGCCGGACGCGGTCCCGCTGTACGATCtggccggccggcgcgcggcggcgtatACGGCgcgatcgcgcgcgcgcgtcaaACCGTCAAGTGGAAAAGTGTTAGCAGTGGAAAAAGGTTAGCGAGACCGCGGGCACGAAGCggtttctgtttttgtttgtatatatttttcgaGTTTTGGCACGCCTCGCACTAAGTTTTGGCAGCAACCGAGCCTTGAGACGAGGCCAGGAGCAGACAAAGGGTGCCCACATTTGCTACTTgctccatccaaaagtctagcacatatttttatttaattttatgatTCCTTTTGTCATATTTATAGTCTATATGTACTAAATTAAACTGTTAACTGCAACCCAAAAAATCATCTTAATCCTTAGAACATGTACTATAAGATTCTTAATGCTATCCTTAAAAATACAACATATGATAAAGTGATGAGGTGGAAAAGAGAACCGAGAAGAGGGTGAGCCACCCCTTATGCTagggattgagatcctctgactTTAAGTCACTGATATATGGGTCCACTATCTAGAGAGAACATATGTCAGTGACATACGTTAGAAGGAAGTAAGTCTGAAGATACTCTTCCTTATGTCTACACATACtcaaagaacaaaataaaatagtGTGAGAATGAACCAAAAGAAATATTGGGGTTTGTATGTTGGAGGTAAATTGTTGTACATGTTGCCTCTTAATCAATGAGTAGATGATATGGCTAAAATTGGAGGTAGCAGTCAGCTGCACTATAAAATTTGCTCTTATTgattacatgcatgtatatagtTTTTTGGTTTTGTCACAGTGGATAAGTTAATTTCTCATTGGTCTTGGTGACAAATGAAATATGACTTAGACTTTTCgatagagggagtattgtgGAAGGCCGGGAGAGACAGTGTTGGATAAAACAGGGCCTTGTTTGCAAAGTTAGATATATCTGAGCATTGACCAACTCTTCCCTTATTAAAGTAAAACCTAATCCCCGAAAATGGGTTTTTCTATAACAAAAATGGGATCCAACAATTACCCTATTGAAGTGAAAAGAATTTAGAATCCCCAATCATTCTCCACGTCTAGGGAATAGCCACATTCTCCCAAAAAGCCGATCGCATACGAGAGGAGCGCGATCGATATCGGTGCATGGAAGTTGTGCGAGCGAGATCGCCGGCGAAGAGAGGATGGcccactttattttattttagggaGCTAGGTTTAGGCTATATGTTGGAAAGAAGTGTATTTTAAATCCTTAAATtcttattagaggttttaaaaAGATATTTAGGGGATAGAACATTAGATAGCTGTTGGTGATGCTATAAGAAGAGAGAATGGAAAAGTTGGTTTTTCAAtttattattttagattttatgaTAAAGCGATTACTGTGAGGTTTGATCCATACGAAATAATTCGACACCATTCTTCGCTAACCAATGAATTCAACAAGTTGGCGCATGTATAAGAAAGTGCTTGAAACTTTTGAAATGTCACTTTTTGTCCATACGTGATGATTTGACTCAATTTGTTTCAAACATACTAGGCTGTGTTCAGACGTTGaagttgggaactaatgccTCACGCATGAAAAACGAAGTGATTCATCAGcgttatgattaattaagtactagctatttatttaaaaaataaattaacatgattttttaaagcaactttcatattcttttaagaaaaacaaaccGTTTAATAGTTAGGAAAATGTTAGTGCGAGAAAAGGTAAATTGGGAAACTTAATTCCATTCGTTGATGGAGTGTAACGGTAGCTGAAAATTTAGCATCGCGTGTCCACCTAACGAGCCCAAGTAATTGCCCGGGTCACTAGGTGGTGGATCCACCCCTAGCAGCGATCATGTGAAAGCGATGACTTAAACTCCAATAAAACACATAGAGGTGGATGGGTGGAAGTGGCAAATTTAGAGGGAAGCCATGGGCGCAGCAGTGTGTTGAGGCTAGCAAGCATCTATTGGATCAAGGAGACGTGAGCGGTGGTGACACTATCTACATGCATGGTTTACAAAACCGTGCGGTTATCATGATTATCATGTGTGATAACATTTTTCAAAATAACCTTTTTCAAAACCACGGTATATACCTAATGGTAACTGCATGGTTCACGGTAACCATGCAGTTACCGCAATAATCGCTATAGTGTGGGATAATAGTAACCCTAACCAAAATGGTTTACTGAACCCTACCTATGTGAAAGATTcgataaaagagaagaaagggatGTTATAGGTTTATAGATATACATGGACCACGAAGCAGTCTTAGCAGTCCCAAAATGACTAGAAAGCTGAGGGCTcgttattgttttttttgtgaCGTTAGAAGTTCAGATTTCGGAAAACCTTCAAGAAATTTGGCAAACCCAGCCCCTGAACCGGTCAAAACGAACATATTCAAacttatattttattaaattttacgACTGAAACCACCTAGTACAAAACCGATTATCGCTGTTCATGGCCCAGTTTTTTTCTCctaactagttttttttaattctattgACTATTGTACCTTGCCCCAACAAGTACTATTCAATGGACTGTTTATCCCTGTGATGTTGATGACAAAAGTCAATACCCCATATTGCAATTTGCAACAAGTAGTTCATATGCGTACACAGCACATGTGGTCAGAACCAAATGAGAAGCCTACAGCTGATGGAAAATACAGTATTTCCGTTTTCACCCAGAACTGCACCTCAAAGTTGACATATATAACCAAGCACTAACAAATACTACACAACACGGGTTAAATCGGAATAAAAAACGTCACTGGTGAGCGAAGATTAACCTAAAGCAACCGCACTTTTTCCGTAGCAATGCAAAGGTAAGCTTGGTGAGCTGCTTCAATATGTATGCAATGCAAAGGCAAATTAAACACAGCCGCCAGGTGCAGATCGCGCTCATTGCTAAAGATTAGCAGGTAAGCTGGTAAAGAGCACAAAAAAGATTAGCAGGTAAGCTGGGTAAAGAACACAACTTAACACGTCTTCCCAAGAAAATTAATCAGCAACAGCTGAGCGAGTACCTTGTTTCAGAG from Oryza glaberrima chromosome 6, OglaRS2, whole genome shotgun sequence includes these protein-coding regions:
- the LOC127777633 gene encoding protein MKS1-like, which codes for MAAASFDGAGGALGVHAASRKIGKSAAHQQQRKPVIIYMVSPKIIHVEAHEFMSLVQRLTGPGAAAAGDGGKKAASSSPREARRGAPPVRVKARALNRPAGGPAVSVSVTATMRQQQQLAPPSSAAAAGPSPSPSTGFLFHDLSPLRGAALKGEAAAAAPLVSPGAGWLQHVGDHFFSPVGAPGALGSPSAFLDIFGPLPSQHQ